From the Rhinoderma darwinii isolate aRhiDar2 chromosome 12, aRhiDar2.hap1, whole genome shotgun sequence genome, one window contains:
- the PRPF3 gene encoding U4/U6 small nuclear ribonucleoprotein Prp3 isoform X2, producing MSLSRRELDDLKPWIEKTVKGVLGFSEPTVVTAALNCVGKGMDKKKAADHLKPFLDDSTLRFVDKLYDAVRESRGSRHSRSSSDKSRKREIKEVFGDDPELAKESSHSKKKRVPRFEEVEEPEVIPGPPTESPGMLTKLQIKQMMEAATRQIEERKKQLSFVSPPAVPKVSSAQSDRSVIGNTIQPSQAATFMNDAIEKARKAAELQARIQAQLAMKPGLIGVTNMVGLANLHAMGIAPPKVELKDQSKPTPLILDDQGRTVDATGKEIELTHRMPTLKANIRAVKREQFKQQLKEKPSDDLESNVFFDPRVSIASAQRTKRSFKFHDKGKFEKIAQRLRTKAQLEKLQAEISQAAKKTGIQTTTRLALIAPKKEIREGEIPDIEWWDSFILPNGIELKAKSLAVREEFHGITNLVEHPAQISPPVDKDAPVTLGIYLTTKEQKKLRRQTRREGQKELQEKVRLGLMPPPEPKVRISNLMRVLGTEAIQDPTKVEAHVRAQMAKRQKAHEEANAARKLTAEQRKEKKVKRLKEDITLGVHIAVYSIRNLTNPSKKFKIEANANQLYLTGVVVLHRDANVVVVEGGPKAQKKFKRLMLSRIKWDEQTSNTKAGGDNDSDEETVKKSNKCTLVWEGTAKERSFGDIKFKQCPTENMAREHFKKHGTEHYWDLALSQSVLETAD from the exons ATCATCTGAAGCCTTTTCTAGATGACTCCACGCTGCGTTTTGTTGACAAGCTTTATGATGCTGTCAGGGAAAGTCGGGGCTCCCGGCACTCCAGATCCAGCAGCGATAAAAGCAGAAAGCGAGAAATTAAG GAAGTGTTTGGGGATGATCCGGAACTTGCCAAGGAATCTTCTCATTCAAAGAAAAAGCGAGTACCACGCTTTGAAGAAGTAGAGGAACCAGAAGTGATCCCCGGCCCCCCGACTGAGAGCCCAGGCATGCTGACCAAGCTGCAG ATTAAGCAGATGATGGAAGCCGCGACCCGGCAGATAGAGGAGAGGAAGAAACAGCTGAGCTTCGTCAGCCCGCCCGCGGTG CCGAAAGTTTCTTCCGCACAGTCCGACCGTTCCGTCATTGGGAACACAATCCAGCCTTCCCAAGCCGCCACTTTCATGAACGATGCCATTGAAAAGGCCAGGAAAGCGGCTGAACTGCAAGCAAGAATTCAAGCACAACTCGCTATGAAGCCCGGTCTGATTGGAGTTACAAACATGGTCGGTTTGGCCAACCTTCATGCCATGGGAATCGCCCCTCC gaaagtagagctgaaggaCCAGTCAAAACCCACCCCTCTTATCCTGGATGACCAGGGtcgcactgtagatgccacagggAAGGAGATCGAGCTGACCCATCGTATGCCCACGCTAAAAGCCAACATCCGAGCCGTGAAAAGGGAGCAGTTCAAGCAACAGCTGAAGGAAAAACCGTCTGATGACTTGGAGTCCAACGTTTTCTTTGACCCTCGCGTGTCCATCGCGTCCGCACAACGGACAAAACGTTCCTTCAAGTTCCACGATAAAGGAAAATTTGAGAAAATTGCCCAGCGATTAAGGACAAAG GCTCAACTAGAGAAACTACAAGCTGAAATATCACAAGCGGCCAAGAAAACCGGTATCCAGACAACCACCCGCCTGGCACTGATCGCCCCCAAGAAAGAGATCAGGGAAGGAGAGATACCAGATATTGAGTGGTGGGACTCGTTCATTCTCCCCAATGGAATTGAACT AAAAGCAAAATCCTTAGCCGTGCGGGAAGAATTTCATGGAATCACTAATCTCGTGGAGCATCCAGCGCAAATCAGCCCGCCAG TTGACAAAGATGCGCCGGTGACGCTTGGCATTTATCTGACTACAAAAGAGCAGAAAAAACTCCGACGTCAGACAAGGAGGGAAGGACAGAAAGAATTGCAGGAGAAAGTGCGATTAGGACTTATGCCTCCACCCGAACCTAAAG tgcgAATATCCAATTTAATGCGTGTTTTGGGCACGGAGGCAATACAGGACCCTACAAAAGTAGAGGCGCATGTCAGGGCACAGATGGCAAAACGCCAGAA ggctCATGAAGAGGCCAATGCAGCCAGAAAACTAACAGCAGAGcagaggaaggagaagaaagTAAAAAGATTAAAGGAAGATATTACACTAGGGGTCCACATAGCTGTATATAG TATTCGTAATTTAACGAATCCTTCCAAAAAATTCAAGATCGAAGCCAATGCCAACCAGCTGTACCTGACAGGAGTCGTTGTATTACACAGAGATGCTAATGTGGTCGTAGTGGAAGGAG gacCCAAAGCACAGAAGAAATTTAAACGTCTGATGCTCAGCCGAATAAAATGGGACGAACAAACGTCAAATACCAAGGCAGGCG GTGACAATGATTCAGATGAAGAAACTGTAAAAAAGTCCAACAAGTGCACTTTAGTGTGGGAG GGGACGGCCAAAGAACGCAGTTTCGGGGACATTAAATTCAAACAGTGCCCCACAGAGAACATGGCACGGGAACATTTTAAGAAGCACGGGACCGAGCACTACTGGGACCTAGCGCTGAGCCAATCAGTTTTGGAAACGGCAGATTGA